In a single window of the Elaeis guineensis isolate ETL-2024a chromosome 4, EG11, whole genome shotgun sequence genome:
- the LOC105044058 gene encoding actin-depolymerizing factor 5-like — MLAAAMAMAFKMATKGMRVTEECWRSFMAMKWKRVHRYVVYKIDERSGSVMVDKVGGPGEGYEELAASLPDDDCRYAVFDFDFVVDKCQKSKIFFISWSPTASRIRAKMLYATSKQWLRSALEGVCYEVQATDPTEMGFDVIRKRAQLPNEQL, encoded by the exons ATGCTTGCAGCAGCCATGGCCATGGCTTTCAAGATG GCAACCAAGGGGATGAGAGTAACGGAGGAGTGCTGGCGATCATTCATGGCGATGAAGTGGAAAAGAGTGCACCGATACGTCGTGTACAAGATCGATGAGAGGTCGGGGTCTGTGATGGTGGACAAGGTGGGAGGTCCCGGCGAGGGATATGAAGAGCTTGCTGCCTCCCTTCCTGACGACGACTGCCGCTATGCTGTCTTCGATTTCGACTTTGTCGTCGACAAATGCCAGAAGAGCAAGATCTTCTTCATTTCATG GTCTCCAACTGCATCAAGGATAAGAGCAAAGATGCTGTATGCCACCTCAAAACAATGGTTGAGGAGCGCGCTGGAGGGGGTCTGCTATGAGGTGCAGGCCACAGATCCTACCGAGATGGGGTTTGATGTTATCAGAAAAAGGGCCCAATTGCCCAATGAGCAGCTATAA
- the LOC105044057 gene encoding uncharacterized protein isoform X1, which produces MGWIGENLGSIRSLQTRQSLTQAVNLGLVVTSALILWKGLMCVTGTESPVVVVLSESMEPGFQRGDILFLHMNQDPIRAGEIVVFNVDGKDIPIVHRVIEVHERQDTREVDVLTKGDNNLKDDRLLYPYGQLWLQKHHIMGRAVGFLPYVGWVTIIMNEKPVIKYLIIGALGLMVMTSKE; this is translated from the exons ATGGGTTGGATCGGCGAAAACTTGGGGTCTATTCGATCTCTCCAGACGAGGCAATCCCTCACACAAGCCGTTAACCTCG GTTTGGTTGTTACATCGGCATTGATATTATGGAAGGGATTGATGTGTGTTACCGGGACGGAGTCGCCTGTGGTGGTCGTTCTTTCTGAAAGCATGGAACCGGGCTTTCAGAGG GGTGATATTCTATTCTTGCACATGAATCAAGACCCTATTCGTGCTGGTGAAATAGTTGTATTTAATGTTGAT GGAAAAGACATTCCCATTGTTCATCGTGTAATTGAA GTCCATGAACGGCAAGACACACGAGAAGTTGATGTTCTCACCAAAG GTGATAATAATCTTAAAGATGATAGGCTTCTTTATCCTTATGGTCAGCTTTGGCTTCAGAAGCATCATATCATGGGGCGCGCTGTGGG ATTTCTGCCATATGTTGGCTGGGTTACCATTATCATGAATGAGAAGCCAGTTATTAAG TACTTAATCATTGGTGCGTTGGGATTGATGGTTATGACATCAAAGGAGTAG
- the LOC105044057 gene encoding uncharacterized protein isoform X2, with protein sequence MGWIGENLGSIRSLQTRQSLTQAVNLGLVVTSALILWKGLMCVTGTESPVVVVLSESMEPGFQRGKDIPIVHRVIEVHERQDTREVDVLTKGDNNLKDDRLLYPYGQLWLQKHHIMGRAVGFLPYVGWVTIIMNEKPVIKYLIIGALGLMVMTSKE encoded by the exons ATGGGTTGGATCGGCGAAAACTTGGGGTCTATTCGATCTCTCCAGACGAGGCAATCCCTCACACAAGCCGTTAACCTCG GTTTGGTTGTTACATCGGCATTGATATTATGGAAGGGATTGATGTGTGTTACCGGGACGGAGTCGCCTGTGGTGGTCGTTCTTTCTGAAAGCATGGAACCGGGCTTTCAGAGG GGAAAAGACATTCCCATTGTTCATCGTGTAATTGAA GTCCATGAACGGCAAGACACACGAGAAGTTGATGTTCTCACCAAAG GTGATAATAATCTTAAAGATGATAGGCTTCTTTATCCTTATGGTCAGCTTTGGCTTCAGAAGCATCATATCATGGGGCGCGCTGTGGG ATTTCTGCCATATGTTGGCTGGGTTACCATTATCATGAATGAGAAGCCAGTTATTAAG TACTTAATCATTGGTGCGTTGGGATTGATGGTTATGACATCAAAGGAGTAG